One genomic window of Ruminococcus gauvreauii includes the following:
- a CDS encoding ABC-F family ATP-binding cassette domain-containing protein has product MIAASNVTLRIGKKALFEDVNIKFTEGNCYGLIGANGAGKSTFLKILSGQLETTKGDISITPGQRLSFLQQDHFKYDAYSVLDTVIMGNARLYEIMKEKEAIYAKEDFTDEDGIRASELEGEFAEMDGWEAESDAAQLLNGLGIETELHYTMMADLTGSQKVKVLLAQALFGNPDILLLDEPTNHLDLDAIAWLEEFLINFNNTVIVVSHDRYFLNKVCTHTADIDYGKIQLYAGNYDFWFESSQLLVKQMKEANKKKEEKIKELQEFISRFSANASKSKQATSRKRALEKIQLDDIRPSSRKYPYIDFRPNREIGNEVLMVEGLSKTIDGEKILDNITFTLGHNDKVAFVGGNELAKTTLFRILMGEIEPDEGTYKWGVTTSQAYFPKDSTQEFDNDLTIADWLTQYSEIKDATYVRGFLGRMLFAGEDGVKKVKVLSGGEKVRCLLSKMMISGSNVLILDEPTNHLDMEAITALNNGLIKFPGVILFASHDHQFVETTANRIMEIVPGGVLIDKITTYDEYLASDEMARKRQVYTMQEEDN; this is encoded by the coding sequence ATGATAGCAGCAAGTAATGTAACTCTTAGAATAGGAAAGAAGGCGCTCTTTGAAGACGTTAATATCAAGTTCACAGAAGGCAACTGCTATGGACTGATCGGCGCGAACGGTGCGGGAAAATCAACATTTCTGAAGATTCTGTCCGGTCAGCTGGAGACGACAAAGGGTGACATCAGCATCACGCCTGGCCAGCGTCTCTCTTTCCTGCAGCAGGACCATTTCAAATATGACGCCTATTCCGTACTGGATACCGTCATCATGGGAAATGCCCGCCTGTATGAAATCATGAAAGAGAAAGAAGCGATCTATGCCAAGGAGGATTTCACCGACGAGGATGGAATCCGTGCCAGCGAGCTGGAGGGTGAGTTTGCGGAGATGGACGGCTGGGAGGCCGAATCCGATGCGGCTCAGCTGCTGAACGGGCTTGGCATCGAGACAGAGCTGCACTACACGATGATGGCAGATCTGACGGGAAGCCAGAAGGTCAAGGTACTGCTTGCACAGGCGTTATTCGGCAATCCGGACATCCTGCTGCTCGATGAGCCTACGAACCATCTGGACCTGGATGCCATCGCATGGCTGGAGGAGTTTTTAATCAACTTCAACAACACGGTGATCGTGGTTTCCCATGACCGTTATTTCCTGAATAAGGTCTGCACACACACGGCAGACATTGATTACGGCAAGATCCAGCTGTATGCCGGCAACTATGATTTCTGGTTTGAATCCAGCCAGCTGCTGGTAAAACAGATGAAGGAAGCCAACAAGAAGAAGGAAGAGAAGATTAAGGAGCTGCAGGAATTTATCTCCAGGTTCTCTGCAAACGCATCAAAATCAAAACAGGCGACTTCACGTAAACGTGCGCTGGAAAAAATCCAGCTGGATGATATCCGCCCGTCCAGCCGCAAATACCCGTATATTGACTTTCGTCCGAATCGTGAGATCGGAAATGAGGTCCTTATGGTAGAGGGACTGTCAAAGACAATCGACGGAGAAAAGATACTGGACAATATCACGTTTACGCTGGGACATAATGACAAAGTGGCATTTGTCGGCGGCAATGAGCTGGCTAAGACAACATTGTTCCGCATCCTGATGGGTGAGATTGAGCCGGATGAGGGGACCTACAAATGGGGTGTCACCACCAGCCAGGCGTATTTTCCGAAAGACAGCACACAGGAATTTGATAATGATCTGACGATCGCTGACTGGCTGACACAATATTCGGAGATCAAGGATGCAACGTATGTGCGTGGCTTTCTCGGACGTATGCTGTTCGCGGGCGAAGACGGCGTGAAAAAAGTAAAGGTGTTGTCCGGAGGCGAGAAAGTCAGATGCCTGCTTTCGAAAATGATGATCTCAGGATCGAATGTGCTGATCCTGGATGAGCCGACGAACCACCTGGATATGGAGGCGATCACGGCATTGAACAACGGTCTGATCAAGTTCCCGGGTGTTATCCTTTTTGCATCTCATGACCATCAGTTCGTGGAGACGACGGCAAACCGTATCATGGAGATTGTGCCGGGAGGCGTTCTGATCGATAAGATCACGACTTACGATGAATATCTTGCAAGTGACGAGATGGCAAGAAAACGTCAGGTTTACACGATGCAGGAAGAGGATAATTAA
- a CDS encoding zinc-dependent alcohol dehydrogenase, with product MKTMQAAVFKGNGILSVEDLPFPVIKRPTQVLLKIRAASICGSDLHGLMVPPAQHLPEGIVMGHEFFGVIEACGENAGGFVPGDRVVVNPAIPCGRCFECTHGHEEICDHNTHYGQTCDGGFAEYLAVESSQLYKVPDGVAADAAAQTEPLACIMGGITKLQPKPDEHVLLYGAGPIGLMYIKVLRALGIRHLAVCAKGEKRKQEAARFGAEIVIDSVQGSIRETLMEKWRQQPDVVIDAVGAGAIFPEAVNLINSGGRILLFGFNKSARSEIAPADFCVKELQVVGSRSKDFPAALSLLSEGRLNLEELVSHRVPLREIDKGIALMRSREATRVIVCP from the coding sequence ATGAAAACAATGCAGGCGGCGGTATTCAAGGGGAATGGGATACTGAGTGTAGAGGACCTCCCCTTCCCGGTCATCAAACGTCCGACACAGGTTCTGCTGAAGATCAGGGCGGCGAGTATCTGCGGCAGCGATCTTCACGGACTCATGGTACCCCCGGCTCAACACCTGCCGGAAGGAATCGTGATGGGGCATGAATTTTTCGGTGTAATTGAGGCATGCGGTGAAAATGCAGGCGGATTCGTACCGGGAGACCGAGTCGTAGTCAATCCCGCCATACCGTGCGGGAGATGTTTTGAGTGTACACACGGGCACGAAGAAATCTGCGACCACAACACTCATTACGGACAGACATGTGACGGAGGTTTTGCGGAATACCTTGCGGTGGAGAGCAGCCAGCTTTATAAAGTTCCTGACGGTGTTGCGGCGGATGCCGCGGCTCAGACAGAACCGCTGGCATGCATCATGGGAGGAATCACGAAACTTCAGCCGAAACCGGACGAACATGTCCTGCTGTACGGCGCTGGTCCGATTGGACTGATGTATATCAAGGTTTTGAGGGCTCTGGGTATCAGACATCTTGCGGTCTGTGCAAAAGGAGAAAAACGTAAGCAGGAAGCCGCGAGGTTCGGGGCGGAAATCGTAATCGATTCTGTGCAGGGAAGCATACGGGAGACCCTGATGGAGAAGTGGAGACAGCAGCCGGATGTTGTAATTGATGCTGTCGGTGCGGGTGCCATATTTCCGGAGGCGGTCAACCTGATCAACAGCGGAGGCCGTATCCTTCTGTTTGGATTTAATAAATCGGCAAGATCTGAGATCGCGCCCGCAGATTTCTGCGTGAAAGAGCTGCAGGTGGTGGGATCAAGAAGCAAAGACTTTCCTGCAGCGCTTTCGTTGCTGTCAGAAGGAAGACTGAACCTGGAAGAACTGGTGAGTCACCGGGTTCCGCTCCGGGAAATCGACAAGGGGATCGCACTGATGCGCAGCAGGGAGGCCACGCGGGTGATTGTATGTCCGTGA
- a CDS encoding sugar phosphate nucleotidyltransferase: MKKPVLVIMAAGMGSRYGGLKQIDPVDDQGHIIMDFSIHDARKAGFEKVIFIIKKENEADFRETIGDRVAKKMKVAYVYQELTNLPDGIQVPEGRVKPWGTGHAVLSAANEINGPFAVINADDYYGSKAFSMIYKYLTTHDDNGTYRYAMVGYHLENTLTENGHVARGVCEMDESGFLSGIQERTRIEKRGDGAAYTEDDGETWTYLANDATVSMNLWGFTESFLIELRRRFPKFLGKALKENPMKGEYFLPSVVGELLKEGAATVQVLKSPDKWYGVTYKEDKPVVVEAIRKLEESGLYDGI, translated from the coding sequence ATGAAGAAACCGGTACTGGTAATTATGGCAGCCGGGATGGGCAGCCGTTACGGCGGGCTGAAACAGATTGATCCGGTCGACGACCAGGGACATATCATTATGGATTTTTCGATTCACGATGCGAGAAAAGCCGGATTTGAGAAAGTGATTTTTATTATAAAAAAAGAGAATGAAGCTGATTTCAGAGAGACGATCGGTGACCGTGTGGCAAAGAAGATGAAAGTGGCATACGTTTACCAGGAGCTGACGAATCTTCCGGATGGGATACAGGTTCCGGAGGGGCGTGTGAAGCCGTGGGGAACCGGACATGCAGTTTTGAGCGCCGCAAATGAGATCAACGGTCCGTTTGCTGTGATCAATGCCGATGACTATTACGGGAGCAAAGCGTTCTCCATGATCTATAAATATCTGACGACGCATGATGACAACGGGACATACCGGTATGCCATGGTTGGTTACCATCTGGAGAACACCCTGACCGAAAACGGTCATGTGGCGCGCGGGGTATGTGAGATGGACGAGAGTGGATTTCTCAGCGGCATTCAGGAACGGACCAGGATTGAGAAACGCGGGGATGGTGCGGCGTATACGGAGGATGACGGGGAAACCTGGACATACCTTGCGAATGATGCGACAGTATCCATGAATCTCTGGGGCTTTACTGAGAGTTTTCTGATTGAGCTGCGCAGGCGTTTTCCGAAGTTCCTGGGGAAGGCATTGAAAGAAAATCCGATGAAGGGTGAATATTTTCTGCCGTCAGTGGTCGGTGAGCTGCTGAAGGAAGGGGCCGCAACCGTTCAGGTGCTGAAGTCACCGGATAAATGGTACGGGGTCACTTATAAAGAGGATAAGCCCGTTGTAGTGGAGGCAATTCGAAAGCTTGAGGAGAGCGGACTTTATGACGGCATTTAA